A genomic window from bacterium includes:
- a CDS encoding iron-sulfur cluster assembly protein, whose amino-acid sequence MVTREQVDEVLRKCFDPEIPVNVLDLGLIYDVGMEEERVNIKMTLTAPGCGMGPMIAEDVRSKLLGLPGIKEARVELTFDPPWNPEMMSEDAKRQLGWE is encoded by the coding sequence ATGGTTACACGTGAGCAAGTGGACGAAGTTCTACGCAAATGTTTTGACCCGGAGATTCCAGTAAACGTGCTGGATCTGGGACTGATTTACGACGTCGGTATGGAAGAGGAAAGAGTCAATATAAAAATGACTTTGACGGCCCCGGGTTGCGGAATGGGACCGATGATCGCAGAAGACGTCCGCTCAAAGTTGCTGGGACTTCCCGGAATCAAAGAAGCAAGAGTCGAATTGACGTTTGATCCGCCTTGGAATCCCGAAATGATGAGCGAGGATGCGAAACGTCAACTCGGCTGGGAGTAG